In Candidatus Thermoplasmatota archaeon, one genomic interval encodes:
- the gcvPA gene encoding aminomethyl-transferring glycine dehydrogenase subunit GcvPA has protein sequence MPHFAEGEEAVRRMLAAMRLPSVDALFDDIPKSVRTQLNLPKGQSELAVRRRAAATLGRNRNALAAPHFLGAGIYHHHSPPEVRYLASRSEFLTSYTPYQSEISQGMLQAIFEFQTMVCELTGMDAANASMYDGASALAEAALLSARATDRNTILLPRALFWEKRSCIENYCRSFPLRIVEYGYDARTGEADLADLSAKLTSDVAGVVVGSPNFFGLFESRGPEIVQLAHARGALALFDVNPISLGLQKGPGAYGADVVVGEGQCLGQDPGFGGPGLGLFAVRKEHVRRMPGRIVGQTVDARGDRAFCLTLQTREQHIRRDKATSNICTNEGLNALSAAIYLACVGGKGLARIAKVNATRARAVARRIARLPGYRAPAFEGFHFNEFVVRHPRPAADVNERLNRQGLHGGLSLARQFPELADGAVYCVTETTTDEAIERLVGALSEVRA, from the coding sequence ATGCCGCACTTTGCCGAGGGCGAGGAAGCGGTGCGGCGCATGCTCGCCGCCATGCGGCTTCCGTCGGTCGACGCGCTCTTCGACGACATCCCGAAGTCCGTCCGGACGCAGCTCAACCTGCCCAAGGGCCAAAGCGAGCTTGCCGTTCGCCGGCGCGCCGCCGCCACGCTCGGGCGCAATCGAAACGCGCTTGCCGCGCCCCACTTCCTTGGCGCGGGCATCTACCACCACCACAGCCCGCCCGAGGTCCGCTACCTCGCCTCGCGCAGCGAGTTCCTCACGAGCTACACGCCCTACCAGAGCGAGATCAGCCAAGGCATGCTGCAGGCCATCTTCGAGTTCCAGACCATGGTATGCGAGCTTACGGGCATGGACGCAGCAAACGCCTCCATGTACGACGGCGCTTCCGCGCTCGCCGAGGCCGCGCTCCTCTCCGCGCGCGCCACGGATCGGAACACGATCCTCCTGCCCCGCGCCCTCTTCTGGGAGAAGCGAAGCTGCATCGAGAACTACTGCCGAAGCTTCCCGCTTCGCATCGTGGAGTACGGCTACGACGCGCGAACGGGGGAGGCCGACCTCGCAGACCTCTCGGCCAAGCTCACAAGCGACGTGGCCGGCGTCGTCGTGGGCAGTCCCAACTTCTTTGGCCTCTTCGAGAGCCGAGGCCCGGAGATCGTGCAGCTTGCGCATGCGCGCGGCGCGCTTGCCCTCTTCGACGTGAACCCCATCTCTCTGGGCCTTCAGAAAGGACCGGGGGCCTACGGCGCCGACGTCGTGGTCGGCGAGGGCCAATGCCTGGGCCAGGACCCCGGCTTCGGGGGCCCCGGCTTGGGCCTCTTTGCCGTGCGCAAGGAGCACGTCCGCCGCATGCCCGGCCGCATCGTGGGCCAGACCGTCGACGCGCGCGGGGACCGCGCATTCTGCCTCACGCTGCAGACGCGCGAGCAGCACATCCGCCGCGACAAGGCGACGAGCAACATCTGCACGAACGAGGGCTTAAACGCGCTCTCGGCCGCGATCTACCTCGCCTGCGTCGGCGGCAAGGGACTCGCGCGCATCGCCAAGGTGAACGCCACGCGCGCCCGCGCCGTCGCCCGTCGCATCGCGCGGCTGCCGGGCTACCGCGCGCCCGCGTTCGAGGGGTTCCACTTCAACGAATTCGTCGTCCGGCACCCGCGCCCGGCCGCCGACGTGAACGAGCGCCTGAATCGGCAGGGCCTGCACGGCGGGCTTTCGCTCGCGCGGCAATTCCCCGAGCTTGCCGACGGCGCCGTCTACTGCGTGACCGAGACCACGACCGACGAGGCGATCGAGCGCCTCGTGGGCGCCCTCTCGGAGGTGCGAGCGTGA
- the gcvH gene encoding glycine cleavage system protein GcvH: MAHEVPSELRYTKDHEWVRVEGDLARVGITDFAQDQLTDVVYAKIPRKGDRVKAHDVIGEVESIKSVSEIFSPVSGEIVDVNEALNAEPGLLNRSPYKDGWFCVIRLANPGELAGLLTDKDYRAHTQAGGH, from the coding sequence GTGGCGCACGAGGTCCCATCCGAGCTTCGTTACACCAAAGACCACGAATGGGTCCGGGTCGAGGGCGACCTCGCGCGCGTGGGCATCACGGACTTCGCGCAGGACCAATTGACGGACGTCGTGTACGCGAAGATCCCCCGGAAGGGCGACCGCGTGAAGGCGCACGACGTGATCGGCGAGGTCGAATCGATCAAGTCCGTGAGCGAGATCTTCTCGCCCGTCTCCGGCGAGATCGTGGACGTCAACGAAGCGTTGAACGCCGAGCCGGGTCTCCTCAACCGTTCCCCCTACAAGGACGGGTGGTTCTGCGTGATCCGGCTCGCAAACCCGGGCGAGCTTGCGGGTCTCCTGACCGACAAGGACTACCGCGCGCACACCCAGGCCGGCGGCCACTAG
- the gcvPB gene encoding aminomethyl-transferring glycine dehydrogenase subunit GcvPB: protein MSPSEDGRATARGDPRAGVYHQAQWGYRLLFEREGLSEGLELPEFPIEDELVPAHLARDEVRIPNLPRAQVVRHYVRLSQRNFGVDTGSYPLGSCTMKYNPKLNEEIAGANDAAQMHPLAPEAFSQGTLQALYELQTMLAEITGMSAVSLQPAAGAQGEFVGMLVARAYHESRGQVRDEVIVPDSAHGTNPASAAMAGFKVVEIPSGRDGMVDLAALEAALSERTAAFMLTNPSTLGLFEENVERIAKMVHAKGALLYYDGANFNAICGVTTPGAMGFDIVHLNLHKTFSTPHGGGGPGAGPVGVKAALAPFLPVPLVGRRGDGTYFLEENRPQSIGKVRSFHGNVGILLRAWAYILYHGSDGLRYNTEKAVLNANYVKERILASGVFDMPFKPLRKHEFVLSLARLKRERGVRCMDVVKRLLDFGIHAPTVYFPHIVEEAMMIEPTETESKEELDLLADTLVAIAGEDPALVKSAPH, encoded by the coding sequence GTGAGCCCGTCCGAGGATGGGCGCGCCACCGCGCGAGGCGATCCGCGCGCCGGCGTGTACCATCAGGCGCAGTGGGGATACCGGTTGCTGTTCGAGCGCGAGGGCCTCTCGGAGGGCCTCGAGCTTCCCGAATTCCCGATCGAGGACGAGCTCGTGCCCGCCCACCTGGCGCGCGACGAGGTGCGCATCCCCAACCTTCCCCGCGCGCAGGTCGTGCGCCACTACGTGCGTCTCTCCCAACGCAACTTCGGCGTCGACACGGGAAGCTACCCGCTGGGAAGCTGCACGATGAAGTACAACCCGAAGCTCAACGAGGAGATCGCGGGCGCAAACGACGCGGCGCAGATGCACCCGCTTGCCCCCGAGGCCTTCTCCCAAGGCACGCTCCAGGCCCTCTACGAGCTCCAGACCATGCTGGCCGAGATCACCGGCATGAGCGCCGTGAGCCTCCAACCGGCCGCCGGCGCCCAGGGCGAGTTCGTGGGCATGCTCGTGGCCCGCGCGTACCACGAGAGCCGCGGCCAGGTGCGCGACGAGGTCATCGTGCCGGACTCGGCGCATGGAACGAATCCCGCAAGCGCCGCCATGGCGGGATTCAAGGTCGTCGAGATCCCAAGCGGCCGCGACGGCATGGTCGACCTTGCGGCGCTCGAGGCCGCGCTCTCCGAGCGCACGGCCGCGTTCATGCTCACGAACCCGAGCACGCTTGGCCTCTTCGAGGAGAACGTCGAGCGCATCGCCAAGATGGTGCACGCCAAGGGAGCGCTCCTGTACTACGACGGGGCGAACTTCAACGCCATCTGCGGCGTGACGACGCCCGGCGCCATGGGCTTTGACATCGTGCACTTGAACCTCCACAAGACCTTCAGCACGCCCCACGGCGGCGGCGGCCCCGGCGCCGGACCTGTGGGCGTGAAGGCGGCGCTCGCGCCGTTCCTTCCGGTTCCCCTCGTGGGCCGGCGCGGCGACGGGACCTACTTCCTCGAAGAGAACCGGCCCCAGTCGATCGGCAAGGTCCGATCCTTCCACGGCAACGTCGGCATTCTCCTGCGCGCGTGGGCCTACATCCTCTACCACGGCTCCGACGGCCTGCGCTACAACACCGAGAAGGCCGTCCTCAACGCGAACTACGTGAAGGAGCGCATCCTGGCTTCCGGGGTCTTCGACATGCCCTTCAAGCCGCTGCGGAAGCACGAGTTCGTCCTCTCGCTTGCGCGCCTCAAGCGGGAGCGCGGCGTGCGCTGCATGGACGTCGTGAAGCGCCTGCTCGACTTTGGGATCCACGCGCCGACCGTCTACTTCCCGCACATCGTGGAGGAGGCCATGATGATCGAGCCCACCGAGACCGAGAGCAAGGAGGAGCTCGACCTCCTGGCCGACACGCTTGTCGCCATCGCCGGGGAGGATCCCGCGCTCGTCAAGTCGGCCCCCCAC
- the gcvT gene encoding glycine cleavage system aminomethyltransferase GcvT, which yields MTLLRTPLHDLHRTLGARLVPFAGYEMPVMYTSIVDEHMAVRRAVGLFDVSHMSNLWFRGDPARLARAVVADAASIKVGGSKYTMALRDDGTILDDLYLFRYPEGFHVVPNAGMNEALREHVERHSGQPVQDVTRETFILALQGPKAAAALAPLSEFPVADLKPFRCTRARVAGVDLLLTRTGYTGEDGFELMGPAAAAERLFEALLAAGREHGILPCGLGARDTLRLEKGFCLAGHEFEGGRTPLEAKLSKFVHWEHEFAGRKALEAQRQRDDYERLVGLVAEQGIPRQGSEIREPGGRRVGVVTSGTLSPILKKGIALGYVAPSHRNVDARLEIVTRGQAAQAKVVPLPFV from the coding sequence ATGACACTGCTTCGGACGCCGCTTCACGATCTCCACCGCACGCTTGGGGCGCGGCTTGTCCCGTTCGCCGGCTACGAGATGCCCGTGATGTACACGAGCATCGTGGACGAGCACATGGCCGTGCGCCGCGCCGTCGGGCTCTTCGACGTCTCGCACATGTCGAACCTGTGGTTCCGCGGCGACCCCGCCCGCCTCGCGCGCGCCGTGGTGGCCGACGCGGCGTCCATCAAGGTGGGCGGCAGCAAGTACACGATGGCCCTTCGCGACGACGGTACGATCCTGGACGATCTCTACCTGTTCCGCTACCCCGAGGGGTTCCACGTCGTTCCCAACGCCGGCATGAACGAGGCCCTGCGCGAGCACGTCGAGCGCCACTCGGGGCAACCCGTGCAGGACGTGACGCGGGAGACCTTCATCCTCGCGCTGCAGGGTCCCAAGGCCGCCGCCGCGCTTGCACCCCTTTCGGAGTTCCCGGTGGCCGACTTGAAGCCGTTCCGCTGTACACGCGCGCGCGTGGCCGGAGTGGACCTTCTCCTCACGCGGACGGGGTACACGGGCGAGGACGGATTCGAGCTCATGGGGCCCGCGGCCGCGGCCGAGCGCCTCTTCGAAGCGCTCCTTGCGGCCGGCAGGGAGCACGGCATCCTCCCCTGCGGGCTTGGGGCGCGCGACACGCTGCGCCTTGAGAAAGGCTTCTGCCTGGCCGGACACGAGTTCGAGGGCGGTCGGACGCCCCTTGAGGCCAAATTGTCGAAGTTCGTCCATTGGGAGCACGAATTCGCCGGCCGCAAGGCGCTCGAAGCGCAGCGGCAACGCGACGACTACGAGCGCCTCGTCGGCCTCGTCGCCGAGCAGGGGATCCCGCGCCAAGGCAGCGAGATCCGGGAGCCCGGCGGGCGGCGAGTGGGCGTCGTGACAAGCGGCACGCTAAGCCCGATCCTGAAGAAGGGCATCGCGCTCGGCTACGTGGCCCCCTCGCACCGCAACGTTGATGCCCGCTTGGAGATTGTCACCCGCGGCCAGGCGGCGCAGGCCAAGGTCGTGCCGCTGCCGTTTGTCTGA